In the Exiguobacterium sp. BMC-KP genome, ATCATTGATCTACGCCATAGTAATGATGAACGATTCGATTGACTGCTTGACCAGGTGTCTGATCATACCAACTGGTTTGAAACTCCTGCATATGCTGACGACATTCTTCAAGTATCGCATCAGACATGACCCACTCTATCAACTGCTCCATCCGCTCTGTTTGTCTGACAGGTAGCGGCTTCGGATACTGATTGATAAGTCCTGGTAGTTGTCGGTATGTGTCAATATCCGGTGTATATAAGAACGCAGGAATTTTCAGCAGACAGCTTTCAAATGGAATCGAAGAATAATCGGTCACAAGAACATCTGTGATAAGCAGATAATCATTGATTGGATACGTATCGTCTAACAAATGCACATACGGAGAACGATCAGTAGAAAGTGCCTGAATCGTCGGATGTAATTTAACGAGAATCGTCCACCCCGATTTAGCGAGTTGTTCGAATTGTTGAATCGTTTGGTCTTCCATTCCTTTGTTTTCTCGATATGTCGGTGCATACAATAAGATTCGGCGGTCAGATTTTACGAACCGCTTTTTAAGTTCAAGTAGCTTACGCTCTCGCTGTCTCTCGTCGAACCAATAATC is a window encoding:
- a CDS encoding CDP-glycerol glycerophosphotransferase family protein, whose product is MRSMIISIYLFIFRIVYKLFCFLPVQEKTLFWMSYGENAMPIHLRLNQRKKQQKQVLIFDKRYMRATDYWNVSRKVAYHPMRLITMSYHLATSRYIFLDNYIGEFSVASTRKHTRRIQLWHAAGTLKQFGLTSSKTRSMSTQAQKRFRRVYQEYGDFIVPGMRCAEQFMIPHDLERSHFKPFGMPRTDYWFDERQRERKLLELKKRFVKSDRRILLYAPTYRENKGMEDQTIQQFEQLAKSGWTILVKLHPTIQALSTDRSPYVHLLDDTYPINDYLLITDVLVTDYSSIPFESCLLKIPAFLYTPDIDTYRQLPGLINQYPKPLPVRQTERMEQLIEWVMSDAILEECRQHMQEFQTSWYDQTPGQAVNRIVHHYYGVDQ